In Planococcus sp. MB-3u-03, the DNA window AATCAGTGCTGCAACCATCCAGATGCTCAATGCAGCTAGTTTCATTTCAATTCCTCTAGCATTTTTTCCGGATAATCCGTGAAGATGCCCGAGACACCGATCTGCTGTAATTGCTCAGCGTAGTCCAGCCGGTTGACTGTATAGACATAGACCACACAGCCTTTTTCGACCAATTCGGCACCGTGGCGAAGCGCATATGGCAGCGACAAATGAAGCCGTTTCGTTCCGACTGTCTGTGCATAAGCGGCCATATCCACTAAAATATTGGAAGCCAAAATCGCCCCTGGCACGTGATGGCGATCTACTGCCAATTTTACGTCCGAATGATTGAATGAAGAAATGATAAGCCGATTTTCGATGCCTTGTTGTGCTGCAAGTCTTGCCACTTTTTCCACGGCACCTGGATAAGGAAAAATATCCGTTTTAAGCTCCACATTCAAAACATGCCGAGTGTCTTTAAATAGCTCGAAAACCTCTGACAATGTCGGAATTGCAGTTCCACCCCATTCGCCTGCTTTCCAGCTTCCGGCGTCCAGTTTCTTCAGTTCGGCAAGCGCCATGTCTTTCACATAGCCTTTGCCATTGGTGGTGCGGTTCACTTTTTCATCATGGATGACGACGAGTTCACCGTCTTTCGACAAATGGACGTCCAGTTCCACGCCATGAACCGGCAATGCAGCAGCTTCCGCAAAAGCAGGCAGCGTATTTTCCGGATGCGTGCCCGAACTTCCACGATGCGCAAAAATTTCCATAAGCCAGCCTCCTTTTTAGACGTCTGTCCGGATTTGCCAAAGTTCCGGGAAGAAATATTGATCCAATACTTTTTTCAAATAATTGACGCCTGACGACCCGCCCGTCCCTGGCTTGAAGCCAATGATCCGTTCAACCGTTTTCATGTGGCGGAAACGCCATTGTTGAAGCCAATCTTCAATATCGACTAATTTCTCTGCCAATTGATACAGCTCCCAATGCTCGTCGACATTGTGGTAAATTTCCTTCCACGCTTCCCGGACGCTGTCATTCGGCTCGTATACCTTATTGACATCGCGCGATAGCACGCTTTCATCAATCTTGAATCCGCTGCGCGCCAATTTTTGGATAGCGGCATCGTATAAGCCCGGCGCGTGGAACGCTTGTGTTAATTGTTCATGCAAGGCCGGGTCTTTTTCGTAAATACTCAAGACATGCTTCGTTTTGTAGCCGAGCGCAAATTCGATCATGCGGTACTGGTAGGACTGAAAGCCGCTCGCATTGCCGAGGTCATCCCGGAACTCCAGGTATTCGGCAGGCGTCAAGGTCGACAGCACATCCCAGCCTTGGATGATCTGCGATTGGATGCGCGATACGCGTGCCAATTGCTTGAATGCCGGCTGCAGATCATCCGCATCGATATGGCGGATGGCCGCCGACAATTCATGCAAGATCAGCTTCATCCACAGTTCCGATACTTGGTGGATGATGATGAAAAGCGATTCATCGTGGTGTCCGCTGACACCGTCCTGTGCAGACAACAGCTTGTCGAGATGCAAATAATCACCGTAAGTCATGCTTTCCTTGAAATCCGTACGGATATTTTGTTCGTTTGCAGCGGCGATGTTCTGCCCGTTTTTGTATTTGTCCATTTCAATGACTCCATTCAAGCTCAGCTTGTGCTCGACTCTGCTAGTGGTTTCTATCGTACGATACTTTTTTACATTTTTCATTGCTTACTTCCCATAATTTCGGGAATAGAACAGTAAACAGTAAAATTGAAAGGGAGTTTTATGTTATGACAAAAAACAAAAAATTGATTTTCCCTGCCCTTATCATGTCTTCCGCACTTGCCCTGGCAGCTTGCGGCGATGACGAGGAAGTCACGCAGCCCGTCACAGACGAGGCCGCTGAAGAAACGGCAGCGCCGGAAGCAGAATCGACTGAAGATGCTTCTCCAAGCGGCGGAACTGAAGCAACTGCGGATGGTGAAACATACGGATTCACTGATTTGTCCGTTGATGTCGATATGCCCGATCAGGATGACGCCCTAGACCTTAGCTACGAAGAAGAGCGCGGCCAGGTAGAAGCCGAATATGAGAACACAGTCGACGGTGTTGACCTGACAGGCGATGAAGCTTTCAATGAACTGGAACAAGGCTTGTCCCAGTTAAACTTAACGCCTGACACACCGGATGATGAAGTCATCAGCCAAGTCGTCGAAGCTTTCGGTATCGACCCTGGCTTCAAGAAAATCGAAATTGAAGTAGACTATGCAGACGGCTCCGATATAAACTACGAACAAACAAATCAATAAGCGCTAGAACATAACTGTCCGGCTGAATCATCCGCCGGGCAGTTTTTTACTGCAGCGGGCGCTGCCAGTATGAAATTGTATAGAGTTTTGAAAAGCCTGCCTTTTCATAGACCGGCCAGGCCCTGTTTTCGATTTCGACTTCAATCAATACGCGCTCTAATTTCTTCTCGTGCGCTATATGCCTTGCCCAGTGCAAAAAGATTTGCCCGTAGCCTGAACGCTGTGTATCCGGGGAAACCGCAAGCGCCGTCAGCCACAAGGCCCGATCTTCCATGCTCATTGTAGCTGTAGCTATAAGTTTTCCATTTTGGCGCATCACATAGATCTGGCGTTCCGGATCGGCCAGGTTATGCTCAAGGACCGGGAGAACCGATTCATCAAAAGCCGCATGCAAAAGAGCAGCCAATTCATCCAAATGCTTTTCTTCATACGGAATAATCTCCACTCCCTCACTGAGTTCGTAAGCAGGAAGAGGCGCAGCTTCAAACTGCAATTCCTGAAAAGACCGGTTATAACCGAGGCCCATCAACCAAGCATCCGATGCTTCGTTTTCAGTAAAAGCCGCGAGTTCACTTTCCGCTCCGCGCTGTTCGAGGGAATGCCGCACGCCGTCAGCCAAAGCTGTTGCCAGCCCAAGGCGGCGGTAATCCGGTGTGACAAATGCTGACCATTCGTAATGGTTCACGCCGACCAAATCCGCCGCTGCCGCACAGGCTACCAGTTCCCCACTATCGGTGTAAGCGAGCACCGCAAATCCTTTCGCAAACGGCTTTTGCCATAATTCATTTTGCAGCAAGGTCCGGCATTCTTCCGGCTCGCCGTCAATCAGCTGCTCCATTTCCCCGGCAGTCTCCGCATCCAGCGGAAACGACGCAATCGACAGGGACAATTCCATTTCCATCCCGCCTTCCTTTTTCTTCTTATCATAACTGCCCAAAGCGCTTGCCGCCACCTGATTCCTGAAATTAAGCTTACTTCCACTGTCTCTTCATTTCCATTAAAAAAGCAGAAGCCGGGATCTTCCCCCGCCTTCTGCTTAGGTTCCGTTATAATTTTGCATCTGCCAGCATGGTGGCATACAAGCCGCCTTTTTCCAGCAATTCGTCCTGGCTGCCTGCTTCGACCAATTTGCCGAGCTCCATGACATAGACGAAATCCGCCTTTCTCACCGTGTTCAAGCGGTGGGCGATGACGAAACTCGTGCGCCCTTCCATAAGGCGTTCGAGCGCTTCCTGGATTTTCAGCTCCGTCACTGTATCAATCGAACTCGTCGCCTCATCAAGCAGCAAAATGACCGGATCGGCAATGAGCGCCCGGGCAATCGACAAGAGTTGCTTCTGCCCTTGGCTGATCATCGAACCGTCACCAGACAGCACCGTATCGTAGCCTTCCGGCAGCTTGGAGATGAAGTCGTGGGCATTGGCTTTTTTCGCCGCTTCCACCACTTCTTCGTCGCTCGCATCGAGCTTGCCGTAGCGGATATTGTCGCTGACCGAAGCTTCGAACAGGAACGGGTCCTGCAAGACGAAGGCAATCTGCTTGCGCAAAGTTTCGCGCGGCATCGCACCAATCGGCGTGCCGTCGATGCGGATCTCACCTTCATCGACATCGTAAAATCTCGCCAATAGCTGCATGACCGTCGTTTTGCCGGCACCTGTCGCACCGACGAATGCCGCCGTCTGCCCGGTTTCAACCGTAAAGCTTAAATCACGGATGGTCCATTCTTCTTCCGCGCCTTCGTATTTGAAAGACACATTATCGAATTCGACTTTTCCTTCAAGCCGCTTATCAGCGTTGTTTTTCGTATCGTCCGCTTCTTCTGCTTCGTCCATGATGGCAAATACACGTTCAGCCCCCGCAATGGCCGAGAGCACCGTGTTGAATTGGTTCGCCAAATCGTTCAACGGCCGCGTAAACTGACGTGAATACTCGGTGAAGATAACGATGACGCCGATGGTGACCGAGCCGTTCAAGGCGAGCAATCCGCCGACACCTGCAACGAGCGCAAAACTGCCGTTGTTCAGGAAGTTCATCACTTTCGGAATGAACCCGGCATAGGTCCAAGCCCAGAAACCGGTGCGGCGGAGGCGTTCACTTTGACCAAAAACTCATCCATGACGCGGTCTTCCTGGGAAAAGGCTTTGACGATTTTCTGTCCGGAAATGGTTTCTTCAATCATGCCATTCAAATCCCCGACCGCTTTTTGCTGTTCTTTATACAAAGGGCCCGTACGCTTGGTGATCCAGCGAACGGCCCAATACATGATTGGGATGATGATGAACGTCAATACGGTGAGGACCGGGCTGAGAAACACCATCACCACCGCCGTCCCGACCAGCGTCAAAATGCTCGAGAACACTTGAATGAACGACGTGTTGAGCGTCGACGAAACGTTTTCGATATCATTGGTCATACGGCTCATCAATTCGCCGTGCTGTCGCTTATCGAAAAACGACACCGGCAAGCGCTGCAGATGCCCAAAGAGCCCCGCGCGCATTTGATAGATGACTTGCTGGGCGATGCCGACCATCCAGTAGTTCTGCAAATAGAGAGAAACCGAATGGAGCACATAGACCATGATAAGCCAGCCGATGATCAAGCCCATGCCTTCAAATGCACCCGGCACGATATAGGTATCGATGATATAACCGATCAAAAGCGGTCCAAGCAGTGCCATCGCGGAACTGATGAACACAAGCGACAGAACGATGATCAATAGCGTGCGCTGTTCGTCCACCAGCTTCCAGATCCGCAGCAAGGTGGATTTCCAGTTTTTCGCGCGTTCATTCTTTTTATCCGGTGATTTCTTTAAATCTTCCTTCGTCAATACCGGCTCATAACCAAAAGGCCGGCGGATCGCATTAAACATATTCATCCACCTCCTCCGCTTGCTGGGACAGCGCAATTTCACGATACAAAGAAGAGCTATCCAGCAATTCTTCGTGAGTACCGTAAGCTGAAGCGACGCCGTCCTCCAACAGCAGGATACGGTCAGCGCGCATCGCCGTCCGCACTTTCTGCGTCACCAGCAGCGTCGTCGCTTGTTCTTTGTCGAGCTCCGCCCACAGCGCAGATTCGGTCTTCACATCAAGCGCGCTGGTACTGTCATCGAGAATCAAGATCGACGGTTTGCGGACCAATGCCCGTGCGATCGACAAGCGCTGCTTCTGGCCGCCGGATAAATTGACGCCCTTTTGGCCGACGCGCGTTTCATAGCCTTTCGGGAAGCGCTGGACCGTCTCGTCAATTTGGGCTTTTTCTGCGGCCTCTGTAAGTTCCGGAAGCTCCGCGTGCTCTTTGCCCCAAGACAGGTTATTGGAAATGCTGCCGGTAAAGAGCATCGATTGCTGAGGCACAAGCCCGATCGTCTTGCGCAATTCCTGAAGGTCCCACTCGCGGACGTCACGGCCGTGTACTGATACGCTTCCTTCGGTCGCTTCATAGAATCTCGGAATCAACTGCAATAACGAGGTTTTCCCGGATCCCGTGGCGCCCATGATGGCCAGTTTCTCGCGTGGCGCCAGTTCAAAGCTAATGTTTTCAAGCACTCTTCGCGAAGTGCCTGGATAGGTAAAGGAAACATCGTCAAAACGGACGGTCCCTTCTCTAACCGGCACAGTTGCACCATTCGATTCTTCGCCGCCATCATCCGCCAACAGGATTTCTTCGATGCGGCCAGTAGATGCCATGGCACGCGCAAACGCCATAATGATGAACGAGAACATCGAAAAGGCGCCGGTCATGCGCATCGCGTAATTGACGATGGCGACCAATTCACCGATTTGCGCGTCTCCGCTCTGGATCTCAAAAGCCCCGAACCAGACAACCGCGAGTAGCGACACGTTCATGCCGAACAGCAGAATCGGCAAGATAATTTCCATGATGCGGAACGCTTTGACCGTATCGGTCTTGAGTGCACCCGCCACTTCCGAAAAGCGGTTCGCTTCATACTTGCCGCGCAAATATGCTTTGATCAGCCGGACCGCTTGCAGGTTTTCCTGCACCATGCGGTTGACCTTATCTAACCGTTGCTGAACGAAGCTGAAATAGACGACGCCTTTTCGTACCATGACATATAAAAATGCCAATAAGACCGGAAAGACGATGATCAAGTAAATCGCCAATTGTGCATTGACGACAAACGCCATGACCATGCTCCCGATGACAAGCAACGGTGCGCGCAGCATGATGCGCAAGCTCATATACAGCACTTGCTGGATCAGCTGGATATCACTCGTCAGCCGTGTGATGAGGCCTGATGCTGGAAATTTATTGAACATTGCCAGCGAGAAAGACTGGACGCGCTCATAAACTTTTCGCCTGACATCAAAAGAGAAGCTATGGGATACATGGGAAGCGAAATATGAATTGGCGACACCCGATAAAAAAGCGATTAATGACAAGCCTATTAGCACAAGCCCCAAGCGAATGATCGTATCCTGGTCACCTGCCACGATGCCGTCATCGATGATGCTCGCAATGACCAATGGCTGCAAAAGCTCTACGACCAACTCCAGGAGCATCAGGAACAAGGCGACGCCGATCAAAAATGAATATGGTTTAGTATAAGAAAAAACAGTTTTCATAAGGGTGCCTCCTGAACATTTCGAAACTCGAACTTTATTTAAAACTAGTATGCCATAATTTTCAGATATCAGGTAGAGATATCCCTTTTTTTGTCATGCCTAAAACCGAATGTTTTTTGAGCGTGAGCACCAAAAAAGGCACGCAGCATTTTGCTGCATGCCCCCACTCAAGAGCGGTCTTCGGCGGTTTTTTCACTGCCCGCAAAAGATAGCCAAGTGACGAAGACCAACATGAGAACAGCTCCCCCGATTTGCAGCGGGGATAGAAAATGGCCGAACCAGACAAGCGAAATGACCATCGCCGTCAATGGCTCCATCGCGGATAAAATGCTCGTCTCCACAGGCGAGATGAATCGCATGCTGCTCAAAAACAGCACAAACGCCATCGTGCCGACCACAATAATCGCGATGATCGCCAAAATGAGCGTCGGATCTGCCAACAGCCCCCATTCATCCGACAGGAAAATCGGATTGATGATCCCGAGAAAGATCCCGCCGAACAGCATGGACCAGCCGACGACGAGCAAGACGCCCCATTCCTGCATCAGCCTGGCAGGGTAAAGCGTGTAGAACGTAAATGCCAAACCGACAAGAACTCCCCAAAACAGTGCTTCTCCGCTGATGACCAAGGAATCCAAGCGGCCATCCGTCAATAATAGAAACAAGCCGGCGAGCGTGCCGAGCATGCCAAGCACCTGGTAGACCGGTGGCCATTTGCGCAGGCGCATGGAAACGAAGACGATGACATAGACCGGTGCGAGAAATTGCATCAATGTGGCAAAGACGGCATTGCTCGTATCGATCGCTGCGACGAAACTGTATTGGACTCCAAGCATACCGGCTACTGAAAAGATCAATAAGGGGCGTGTCCATATCTTTTGCCGGAAAATCGACGTCACCTGTACCTTCTTCATTTTTAAAAACAACAGCAATACGATGCCAGCGACGATGAGCCGGATGGTCAGAAGAAATGGCACAGTGATCGGGTAAACATCGAGTGTCCATTCCATGAGCGGCCCTGTGGCTCCCCAAAGCATCGCCCCTATCAGTATCATGGTTACTCCTTTTAGACGTTCCATTCGCCCCCACTCCTTCCATATGAAAAAACCAACCCGTGACGAATTGGCTAATTCAGCTCTTTTTATCCGTTCAAGCCTTTAAAATCGGGACAAATTAGTCGATTCCCTAAATTTTCAATCGAATCATGCCTATTCTCTCATGAGAGGCTAAAAAAGGATAGTAGCTTTTCTGTGCTAAAATTCCCGTATTATATTTTTGTAAAGTGGTGACGAAAGACCTTTTCTTCTTTATAATGAAAGTACAAAACGGTTAAGGAGCGTCAGTTAATGAGTGAAAAGCAGGATTTTTTGGCACAAACCCTAGCATATAACCATATTCCCTTCCCTATCATCATTTTCGATCAAGAAGGACTCATCACTTGGTTCAACGGGCACGCCGAACGCATCTTTCAACTAAATACAGAAACCGCTAAAGGCCAACCCTTTTCCTATATGAATCCAGAACAAGCCGCTTTCCATAAACAGCCTTGGGAAATGCTGTTGGAAAGCACAGACCCTGTCCGATTCGAAAATATGGAAATCGGTCTTGGCAGCGGCGGGCAGAGCTATTCCACAGTTGTCACGAAAGCGTTCACATCGCATGGCGAACGTTTTCTCCTGACGATCTATGAGATCGATGATAGCGTAAGCGCCGACTCGGCGGCAAGAGAATTGAGCCATCTTCGCCACGGGCTGGATGACTCGTTCATGATGACTTATTTCGATCAAGAGTTTCTTGTCACTTACGCGAATCCCCATTTCCTGAAACTCAGCAAATGGACCCCGAAACGCGTGCTCGGCAAACCCGTATGGCAAATGTTCCATGACAGCGAAGAAGACATCGAGTTCGTCGATTCGATTCTGGAAAGCCTGAAAGAGGGGCAAGTATGGAACGGCGAAGCGAAAAAAGCGACAAAAGACGGTGAAACGTATTGGGTCGACCTGACGGCGATTCCGATGCAATTGTCTGAGGAAGATGCGTATTATATTTTCCTTGAAAAAGACATCACCGAAACGAAGCACGCCCAAAAGCACCTTGAGGAAATCGCATTTATCGACCCGATTACAGGGCTTGAAAACCGCCACCGCCTTGAACAAGCTGTCGCGGAACATATAAAGGAAGGGCGTCATTTCTCTTTTCTGTTCCTCGACATCGACCGATTCTACACCTTGCGTGATGTATCGGATACCGATACTGAAAATGAATTGCTTATCGAATTCACGAAACGCTTGCGCATGTATTTCTCGGATTCATTGATTACACGCGCCGGGCTTCATGAATTCGCGTTGATCACGCCTTTGCCGAACTGGTTCATCGAGGGCTTCCTGCCTTATTTGCAGCAGCACCCGATCTATATCGGCGGCACAGCAGTTCCTTTGACCGTCAGCGGCGCCATCACGAAATACCCGGAAGACCAGCAGAGCTTCGTCCACTTGATCAAAGCTTCCTATGCGACAATCAAGAAAGTCAAAGACCGCGGCGGCAGCGCCATTTCCACTTTGACAGCAGACGACCACGAACGCCTGAACCGAAAAGCACTCATTGAAAAACGCCTTGTCCATGCACTGGACCGGAAAAACCTGCAATTGCTGTATCAGCCACAAGTTAATCTCTCGACTGGCAATGTCGAAAGCGTGGAAGCGCTCGTCCGCTGGAATGACGATGAAATCGGCGTCGTGACGCCCGATGAACTCATTCCGATTGCGGAAGAAAATGGCATGATCCATGAAATCGGCAGTTTCGTATTGGAGACCGCTTGTGCACAGCTAAAAGATTGGAAAGCGAAAGGGATCGATTTGCGCATCAGCATCAACTCCTCCATCCGCGAATTCCGCGATAAGGATATGGCGAGCATGCTGATCGAGCAAATGAAAGCGAATAATTGCGATCCCCATTCCTTGATGATCGAGATTACAGAGAAATTCGCGCTTGAAGCGGAAGCGGAACGCCCGATCATGCAGCAAATGAACCGCCTGAACCAGCAAGGCGTACAATTTGCACTCGATGATTTCGGGACAGGCTATGCGTCTTTCCGTTATATGCTGTTATTGCCTATTTCCTCATTGAAGATCGACCGGACCATCATCCAGTCGATCACGAAACAGGAAAAAATGCAGAAAATGATTAAAGGGATGATCCAGTTCGGCAAATCGCTTGATTTTCAAGTGACCGCTGAAGGGGTCGAAACGAACGAACAGCTTGAACTGCTTCGGGCAATGGATTGCAATAGCATCCAAGGCTATATCATCAGCCATCCGATGAGCGCCCAGGAACTCGAGAAGTGGCTAAAATAACCTCCCTCCCCAGACTGCGGGCAATCCGCGGTGTGGGGATTTTTGTTCTGTTAGGATTGAAAATTTAGTATAGGAATTTTAAATTATTGGAGTTCGCATCATACGGATATTCGCTGCCTCGCTTTGGGTTGGCCTTTGGCTACAATGAATTGGCGAAAGTAAATTGAGCCAATTCATCTGCGATGCTTGAGCGTAGCGAAAGTTGAGCAAGCCGGTTCATACGATTATTGGGTGCAGCTTTTCTCCTACTGCGTCGGCTCCCCCTGTGCGCTCGGCAGCTTATACATTTCACTGACTGCGGCGTGTCTACAGGAGTTTGCTTTTTTACAAGTTGCCGACTCATGGGGAAATCGCTTCCCGGGGGTAGCGTCGGGTTGAGGCGTTATTGTCATATCCTGAACAAAAAAACAGGCTGCCCACAAATGAGGCTGCCTGTTCGTTATGGATTATTCCTGTGTAAAGCCCATTTTTTTCTGGGTCCGTCTTGCTTGATGCTTGAAATATAATTGCATGAGCACTTCCGCGAACACCAGGCCCATGGCGATGGCACCCGAAATCATCAATGCCTGTACAGCGAAATCGACCGCTTCCATGTAATCATTCTCCACGATATTGCGCATCGCATTGTATGCACGGCTTCCAGGAACGAGCGGAATGATGCCGGCGACACTGAAAATGATCATCGGCATCTTAAAGATCTTCGCCAAGATGTGCGCAACGATCGCGACAATAAAAGCGCCGGCGAAGGTTGCTTGAATCGGGTCATCAAACATGAGGAAATAACTCCGGTAGAAAAGCCAGCCGCTCATCCCGACAAGCCCGCAACTGATAAGCGTCTTTCTTGGGATATTGAAAATGATGCCGAATGCGCCGGCTGCCAAAAAACTTAGAAACGCCTCTAAAGGCCAGTTCATTCGATCTCCTCCTTAAAATGACAATACGATGGCGATGCCGGCTCCGATGGCGAATGCCGTCAGAAAAGCTTCCGCACCCATTGATAGGCCCGATACAAAATGGCCGGCCATCATGTCGCGTACGGCGTTGGTGATCAGCAAGCCGGGCACCAGTGGCATGACCGAACCGATGATGATCGTATCGGGATCGTTCCCGAATCCACTATTCACAACGAGCACCGCTAAAGTACCGATGGCGACCGCTCCGATAAATTCCGCGAAAAACTTGACCCTTGTTTTCACGAGTACCATTTCCACAATATAAAATCCGATTCCCCCGATGACAAAAGCGAAAGGAATGTCCGCCCAGCCACCGCCCATCAAAATCAGGAAGCAGGCACTGGCAACTGCAGCTGCGAGCACTTGCAGCCACAAAGGGAACAAGTAATGGTTTTTTTCGATTTCCGTCATTTCTTCATACGCCTGCTGCAATGTCAGCTGGCCCGCCACGAGACGCCTCGATACGGCATTGACACGCGCCACCCTTTCGAGGTCGGTACGGCGCCCATGGATGCGGACAAAGCGCGTCGGCAAATCATTGCTCGGGGAAAACATGATGCCCGCTGGAGTCACAAAGCAATGGGAATCCATCATATTTTGCGAAACCGCCATCCGGATCATCGTATCTTCCACCCGGTATGTCTCCGCGCCGCTTTCCATCATGACTTTTCCGGCCAACAGAAAACAATCCAGCGCAAGTTCTCTTCTGACTTCCGATATTTCGGCCATCTGGTCTCCCCTTTTCTTCTGTACCATCATACCGCAGGCAAGGCAAAATTAAAACGCTCCGGTTACCGGGGCGTTTCATCGGCATATTTTATGGTTTTAAAATGACTTTGGTACACTCGTCTTCGTGGTCGTTGAAAATCCGGTACGCTTCACTCGCTTGATCGAGCGGCACGATGTGTGAAATGATTTCACGCGGATCGAACTCGCCTTTTTCGATCTTGTCGAGGAGCATCGGCATCAAATGGATGACCGGTGCTTGCCCCATTTTCATCGTTACGTTGCGTTCGAACAAATTGCCGAGTGGGAATTGATTATAGGTCAATCCGTAGACGCCCGTCAATTGGATGGTCCCGAACTTGCTGACGGCATCTTTCGCGATATCGATTGCGCTTAGCGTCCCGCCTTGCAGCATCAGCTTTTGCTGAACGGCTTCCGCAGTCGATTTCTTGCCGTCCATCCCCACACAATCAATGACAACTCGTGCGCCGCCTTTTGTAATCTCGTGGATCAGCGCCCCCGTATTATCATGCTGGCTGAAGTCAACGATTTCCACATTATTCATCTTTTTCGCTTTTTCCATCCGGTACGGCAATTCATCTACCGCAATAACCCTTGCCGCCCCTTTCATCCAGGCAAACTTCTGGGTCATGAGGCCGATTGGTCCGCAGCCGAGAACGACGACCGTGTCACCTTCTTTGACACCTGCGTTCTCGACGCTCCACCAGGCTGTCGGCAGTACGTCTGACAGGAATAGGACCTGTTCATCTTCGAGCTCTGAAGATTCCGGAATGACCAATGGCATGAAGTTAGCGTAGGGCACTCGCAAATATTCAGCCTGGCCGCCTGAATAATCGCCATAGCGTTCCGTCAACCCGAAATAGGCACCCGTATCAAAATGGGGATTGCCGTTTGAATTGTCGCATTGGCTTTCCATTTCATGTGAGCAATAGAAGCAATGGCCGCAGCTAATATTAAATGGAAGGACGATTCGGTCGCCTTTTTTCACTTTGGTGACGTCTGGTCCCGCTTCTTCGACAATGCCCATCGGTTCATGGCCGATGACGGTATTCTTGGTGGTAGGCAATGCCCCTTGATAGATGTGCAGGTCTGTCCCGCAAATGGCGGTGGAAGTTATTTTTACGATGATGTCATCACGTTTTTGAAGTTCCGGATCTTTGACTTCTTTGACTTGCATGTCTTTCGTTCCTTGAAACGTTACTGCCTTCATGTTTTTCCCTCCCGTTTACTGATGTCAGAATATTTCTGTTATTCCCGTTTTCTGTCAGTACAAACATCTTTTTTATCCTGCCCCGGCTCGAAACCATAAAGAGCGGATCTCTTTAGAAGAGATCCGCTCTTATCCATCATTTTTTATTGCAGGGGCAATGTACCGAGAGGTTCGAAATCCGACAAGCGATAGCTTCTGACTTCAGTATTCGCCACTGTATACAAGGCGTCTTTTGCATAAGCCAGGCGCTGGACCGATGTATTCCAGTCTTCATAGGGCTGGTCGGATGCTTGGGTCAAATCGGCTGATAGCTCGATTCCTTCTGGGGTGATCGAGTAAATTAAAGCCCCTTCTGCCTGAAATTCGATATACTCCATGCCGTCTCCTTTATAGATCGATACCGGAAAACCGAATAAGCTTTGCTGTTCATTACGGAATAAAGCTTTGTGGTCATATTGCAAAGCAGAATAGGTCCCAGGGCCGCCGA includes these proteins:
- a CDS encoding threonine/serine exporter family protein, whose product is MNWPLEAFLSFLAAGAFGIIFNIPRKTLISCGLVGMSGWLFYRSYFLMFDDPIQATFAGAFIVAIVAHILAKIFKMPMIIFSVAGIIPLVPGSRAYNAMRNIVENDYMEAVDFAVQALMISGAIAMGLVFAEVLMQLYFKHQARRTQKKMGFTQE
- a CDS encoding zinc-dependent alcohol dehydrogenase, coding for MKAVTFQGTKDMQVKEVKDPELQKRDDIIVKITSTAICGTDLHIYQGALPTTKNTVIGHEPMGIVEEAGPDVTKVKKGDRIVLPFNISCGHCFYCSHEMESQCDNSNGNPHFDTGAYFGLTERYGDYSGGQAEYLRVPYANFMPLVIPESSELEDEQVLFLSDVLPTAWWSVENAGVKEGDTVVVLGCGPIGLMTQKFAWMKGAARVIAVDELPYRMEKAKKMNNVEIVDFSQHDNTGALIHEITKGGARVVIDCVGMDGKKSTAEAVQQKLMLQGGTLSAIDIAKDAVSKFGTIQLTGVYGLTYNQFPLGNLFERNVTMKMGQAPVIHLMPMLLDKIEKGEFDPREIISHIVPLDQASEAYRIFNDHEDECTKVILKP
- a CDS encoding sensor domain-containing protein; the encoded protein is MSEKQDFLAQTLAYNHIPFPIIIFDQEGLITWFNGHAERIFQLNTETAKGQPFSYMNPEQAAFHKQPWEMLLESTDPVRFENMEIGLGSGGQSYSTVVTKAFTSHGERFLLTIYEIDDSVSADSAARELSHLRHGLDDSFMMTYFDQEFLVTYANPHFLKLSKWTPKRVLGKPVWQMFHDSEEDIEFVDSILESLKEGQVWNGEAKKATKDGETYWVDLTAIPMQLSEEDAYYIFLEKDITETKHAQKHLEEIAFIDPITGLENRHRLEQAVAEHIKEGRHFSFLFLDIDRFYTLRDVSDTDTENELLIEFTKRLRMYFSDSLITRAGLHEFALITPLPNWFIEGFLPYLQQHPIYIGGTAVPLTVSGAITKYPEDQQSFVHLIKASYATIKKVKDRGGSAISTLTADDHERLNRKALIEKRLVHALDRKNLQLLYQPQVNLSTGNVESVEALVRWNDDEIGVVTPDELIPIAEENGMIHEIGSFVLETACAQLKDWKAKGIDLRISINSSIREFRDKDMASMLIEQMKANNCDPHSLMIEITEKFALEAEAERPIMQQMNRLNQQGVQFALDDFGTGYASFRYMLLLPISSLKIDRTIIQSITKQEKMQKMIKGMIQFGKSLDFQVTAEGVETNEQLELLRAMDCNSIQGYIISHPMSAQELEKWLK
- a CDS encoding threonine/serine exporter family protein, whose product is MAEISEVRRELALDCFLLAGKVMMESGAETYRVEDTMIRMAVSQNMMDSHCFVTPAGIMFSPSNDLPTRFVRIHGRRTDLERVARVNAVSRRLVAGQLTLQQAYEEMTEIEKNHYLFPLWLQVLAAAVASACFLILMGGGWADIPFAFVIGGIGFYIVEMVLVKTRVKFFAEFIGAVAIGTLAVLVVNSGFGNDPDTIIIGSVMPLVPGLLITNAVRDMMAGHFVSGLSMGAEAFLTAFAIGAGIAIVLSF